Proteins from a genomic interval of Halomonas alkaliantarctica:
- the uvrB gene encoding excinuclease ABC subunit UvrB has protein sequence MSKAFRLQSKFQPAGDQPAAIKGLISGLESGLAHQTLLGVTGSGKTFTMANVVEQQQRPTIVMAPNKTLAAQLYGEFKAFFPDNAVEYFVSYYDYYQPEAYVPSSDTFIEKDASINDHIEQMRLSATKALLERRDALIVVSVSAIYGLGDPDQYLKMRLHFTRGELIDQRAFLRRLAELQYTRNDMDFRRGTYRVRGDVIDIFPADSDEEAVRVELFDSEIDTIRLFDPLTGAVRGEVPRMTIYPKSHYVTPRETILGAIDAIKEELKERLEWMRKHERLVEAQRLEQRTLYDIEMMLELGYCNGIENYSRYLSGRAPGEPPPTFFDYLPDDALLFIDESHVSVPQVGGMYKGDRSRKETLVEYGFRLPSALDNRPMKFEEWEAISPQTIFVSATPGRYEGEHASQTVEQVVRPTGLLDPEIEVRPASTQVDDLLSEIGLRTAVGERVLVTTLTKRMAEDLTEYFDEHGIRVRYLHSDIDTVERVEIIRDLRLGKFDVLVGINLLREGLDIPEVSLVAILDADKEGFLRAERSLIQTIGRAARNAHGKAILYGDRITDSMRKAIDETERRRAKQTEHNLEHGITPTTVTRSVADILEAAQAPGKKSSRRRGNERKVAESVAEYDVTTMSKQDLLGAISKLEDAMFEAAQNLEFEEAARLRDQLHQMKDKQLALG, from the coding sequence ATGAGCAAAGCCTTTCGATTGCAGTCAAAATTTCAGCCTGCTGGCGACCAGCCTGCCGCCATCAAGGGGCTGATTAGTGGCCTGGAATCTGGGCTTGCCCACCAAACGCTGCTTGGCGTGACCGGGTCGGGCAAAACCTTCACCATGGCCAATGTGGTGGAACAGCAGCAGCGCCCGACCATCGTGATGGCGCCGAACAAGACGCTTGCGGCCCAGCTATACGGCGAATTCAAGGCATTCTTCCCGGATAACGCCGTAGAGTATTTCGTCTCCTACTACGACTACTACCAGCCGGAAGCCTATGTGCCTTCCTCGGATACCTTTATCGAGAAAGATGCCTCGATAAACGACCATATTGAGCAGATGCGGCTTTCGGCCACCAAGGCACTGCTAGAACGCCGTGACGCGCTGATTGTGGTGTCAGTTTCGGCGATTTATGGCCTGGGTGACCCCGACCAATACCTGAAAATGCGTCTCCACTTTACCCGCGGTGAGCTCATTGATCAGCGCGCTTTCCTGCGGCGTTTGGCGGAGCTTCAGTACACCCGCAATGATATGGATTTCCGCCGCGGTACTTACCGGGTGCGCGGCGATGTGATCGATATCTTCCCCGCCGACTCTGACGAGGAGGCGGTGAGGGTAGAGCTGTTTGACAGCGAAATTGACACTATTCGATTGTTTGATCCGCTCACGGGTGCTGTTCGTGGGGAGGTGCCACGGATGACCATCTACCCCAAATCACACTACGTCACTCCGCGGGAAACTATCCTGGGTGCCATTGATGCCATTAAAGAGGAGCTCAAAGAGCGTCTGGAGTGGATGCGTAAGCATGAACGGCTGGTAGAAGCGCAGCGTCTTGAGCAGCGCACCCTTTACGATATTGAGATGATGCTGGAGCTGGGTTACTGCAACGGTATCGAAAACTACTCCCGATACCTCTCTGGGCGTGCCCCGGGCGAGCCGCCGCCGACGTTCTTTGATTACCTGCCCGATGACGCGCTGCTATTTATCGACGAGTCCCACGTCAGCGTGCCCCAGGTAGGTGGCATGTACAAAGGCGACCGCTCGCGTAAAGAGACCCTGGTCGAGTATGGCTTCCGGCTGCCCTCTGCGTTGGATAACCGGCCAATGAAGTTTGAAGAGTGGGAGGCCATTTCCCCACAAACGATCTTTGTTTCCGCCACCCCGGGTCGCTATGAGGGTGAACACGCCAGCCAGACCGTTGAGCAGGTGGTGCGTCCCACCGGGCTGCTGGATCCTGAAATCGAAGTGCGCCCGGCCAGTACCCAGGTCGACGATCTGCTTTCGGAAATTGGCCTGCGCACCGCAGTAGGTGAGCGGGTGCTGGTGACCACGCTAACCAAGCGTATGGCGGAAGACCTGACTGAGTATTTTGACGAGCACGGCATTCGAGTGCGCTATTTACATTCGGATATCGACACCGTCGAGCGGGTTGAGATTATTCGCGACTTACGCCTGGGCAAGTTTGATGTGTTGGTGGGCATCAACCTGCTACGCGAAGGCCTGGATATTCCTGAAGTGTCGTTGGTGGCAATTCTCGACGCCGATAAAGAAGGCTTTCTGCGTGCCGAGCGCTCGCTGATACAGACCATTGGCCGCGCTGCCCGTAACGCCCACGGTAAGGCGATTCTTTACGGTGATCGGATTACTGACTCGATGCGCAAGGCGATCGACGAAACCGAGCGTCGCCGCGCCAAGCAGACCGAGCACAACCTAGAACACGGTATTACCCCCACAACGGTTACCCGCTCGGTGGCCGATATTCTTGAAGCTGCCCAGGCGCCTGGCAAGAAGAGCAGTCGCCGCCGTGGTAATGAGCGCAAGGTGGCGGAAAGCGTCGCCGAGTATGATGTCACCACCATGAGCAAGCAAGACCTGCTGGGCGCCATCAGCAAGCTCGAAGACGCCATGTTTGAGGCAGCGCAAAATCTTGAGTTCGAAGAGGCGGCGCGGCTTCGCGACCAACTCCATCAAATGAAAGACAAACAGCTGGCGCTGGGCTAG
- a CDS encoding fumarate hydratase, whose amino-acid sequence MTVIRQDDVIQSVADALQYISYYHPKDFIDAMAAAYEREENPAAKDAIAQILINSRMCATGHRPICQDTGIVTVFVHVGMNVTWEADMSLDDMINEGVRRAYLLPDNILRASVLADPDGKRANTKDNTPAIIHHSIVPGDTVDIHVAAKGGGSEAKSKFAMLNPSDSVVDWVMEQLPKMGAGWCPPGMLGIGIGGTAEKAMLIAKEALLDPIDIQDLQARGPSNRAEEIRLELFDKVNKSGIGAQGLGGLTTVLDIKVKDYPTHAANKPVAIIPNCAATRHAHFTLDGSGPAALKAPKIEDWPEITREAGENVKRVNLDTVTPAEVKTWQPGDTLLLNGKLLTGRDAAHKRMVDMLAKGEPLPVDMKGRFIYYVGPVDPIGDEVVGPAGPTTATRMDKFTRTMLEETGLLGMVGKAERGQAAIDAIRDNEAVYLMAVGGSAYLVAQAIKKSRVVGFEDLGMEAIYEFEVEDMPVTVAVDSLGTSVHQTGPAKWKEIIAQSA is encoded by the coding sequence ATGACCGTGATTCGCCAGGACGACGTTATTCAAAGCGTTGCCGATGCTCTGCAGTACATCTCTTACTACCATCCCAAAGATTTCATCGACGCCATGGCTGCTGCCTACGAGCGCGAAGAGAACCCCGCCGCCAAAGACGCCATCGCTCAGATTTTGATTAACTCGCGCATGTGCGCCACCGGGCACCGTCCAATCTGTCAGGATACCGGCATCGTCACCGTGTTCGTTCACGTGGGCATGAACGTTACCTGGGAAGCGGACATGAGTCTGGACGACATGATCAATGAAGGTGTTCGTCGCGCTTACTTGCTGCCCGATAATATCCTGCGCGCCTCGGTGCTGGCAGATCCTGACGGCAAGCGAGCCAACACCAAAGACAACACCCCGGCGATTATTCACCACTCGATTGTCCCCGGTGATACGGTCGATATTCACGTGGCAGCGAAGGGCGGCGGTAGCGAAGCAAAATCCAAGTTTGCCATGCTGAACCCCTCTGACAGCGTGGTTGATTGGGTGATGGAGCAACTCCCGAAGATGGGCGCTGGCTGGTGTCCGCCCGGTATGCTGGGAATTGGTATTGGCGGCACAGCCGAAAAGGCCATGCTGATTGCCAAAGAGGCGCTACTCGATCCCATCGATATTCAGGATCTGCAGGCTCGCGGGCCCAGCAATCGTGCCGAAGAGATACGTTTAGAGCTGTTTGACAAGGTCAACAAGAGCGGTATCGGTGCCCAGGGGTTGGGCGGCTTAACCACCGTGCTGGATATTAAAGTCAAAGACTATCCAACCCATGCCGCCAACAAGCCCGTCGCGATTATTCCCAACTGCGCAGCGACCCGCCATGCCCACTTTACTCTGGACGGTTCTGGCCCCGCAGCACTAAAAGCGCCGAAGATTGAGGACTGGCCGGAAATCACTCGCGAGGCGGGCGAGAACGTCAAACGTGTCAACCTTGATACAGTGACGCCCGCTGAAGTCAAAACCTGGCAGCCCGGCGATACGCTGCTATTGAACGGTAAGCTGCTCACGGGCCGTGACGCTGCTCATAAGCGCATGGTCGATATGCTGGCCAAAGGCGAGCCGCTGCCGGTGGATATGAAAGGGCGCTTTATCTACTACGTCGGTCCGGTTGATCCCATTGGTGACGAAGTCGTGGGCCCCGCTGGACCAACCACCGCTACGCGAATGGATAAATTCACCCGCACTATGCTGGAAGAGACTGGCCTGCTGGGTATGGTCGGCAAAGCAGAGCGTGGCCAAGCCGCTATTGATGCTATCCGTGACAATGAAGCAGTGTACTTAATGGCGGTCGGTGGGTCGGCATATCTGGTCGCTCAAGCGATTAAAAAATCGCGGGTAGTGGGCTTCGAAGACTTAGGCATGGAAGCAATCTATGAATTTGAGGTTGAAGATATGCCGGTGACCGTAGCCGTTGATAGCCTGGGCACATCGGTACATCAAACTGGGCCTGCGAAGTGGAAAGAGATTATTGCCCAGTCGGCGTAA
- a CDS encoding OsmC family protein translates to MHPPITVISERNHVFRQRVEVNGLEDLYADVPPIVGGEGSAPDPHDYFDIALGTCKAITVQMYAKRKEWPLEGITVTVQRDDSQEKKGIYKLDVALTLHGIDDPEQRARLEDISHRCPIQRLMTQSTVEIATRLV, encoded by the coding sequence ATGCATCCTCCCATTACCGTGATCAGTGAACGCAACCATGTCTTTAGGCAGCGAGTTGAAGTCAATGGCTTGGAAGATCTATACGCCGATGTGCCACCGATAGTCGGTGGCGAGGGCAGCGCCCCTGATCCCCACGACTATTTCGATATCGCCCTGGGTACCTGCAAAGCGATTACCGTGCAGATGTACGCCAAGCGGAAAGAGTGGCCGCTTGAGGGTATTACCGTCACCGTGCAGCGGGACGATAGTCAGGAAAAAAAGGGCATCTACAAGCTAGACGTAGCATTAACGCTACACGGTATTGATGACCCGGAGCAGCGCGCCCGGCTGGAAGATATTAGCCACCGCTGCCCCATTCAGCGTTTGATGACCCAGTCCACTGTCGAGATCGCCACGCGGTTAGTTTAA
- a CDS encoding D-2-hydroxyacid dehydrogenase, translating to MPHAVILDAQSLGPEINLGAIEETVSNLEVFEQSTTQQARERLANADIAIVNKVVLDAETLQQLPKLRLICVLATGLNNIDLESAKEHNIEVKNVAAYGTASVSQHTLMLILALANRLPRYQRDVAAGEWQRSAFFCLQDYPTLQLSGKQLVMVGQGELGTEVARLAEAFGMQVTFAARPGNEENDKRPALDDLLPDADVISLHCPLSEATKHLINRQRLACAKNSLLLINCARGGVIDEVAALEALRSGKLGGLGVDVLPAEPPRDGHPLLDALGEPLNLIVTPHNAWITPEARQNIVSLTANNILEWKSVK from the coding sequence ATGCCCCACGCGGTGATACTGGATGCGCAAAGCCTCGGCCCCGAGATCAATTTGGGCGCCATTGAAGAGACGGTTTCAAACCTTGAGGTGTTTGAGCAGAGCACGACTCAACAAGCGCGGGAGCGCCTTGCTAACGCCGATATAGCGATCGTGAACAAGGTAGTGCTGGACGCCGAGACGCTTCAGCAGCTGCCTAAACTGCGACTGATATGCGTGTTGGCTACCGGCCTCAATAATATCGATCTTGAGAGTGCAAAAGAACACAATATCGAAGTTAAAAACGTCGCGGCTTATGGCACCGCCAGCGTTTCCCAACACACTTTAATGCTCATCCTCGCGTTAGCCAATCGCCTCCCCCGCTACCAGCGTGATGTCGCCGCCGGCGAGTGGCAGCGTAGCGCCTTCTTTTGCTTGCAGGACTACCCAACGCTCCAGCTATCAGGCAAACAGCTAGTGATGGTTGGTCAAGGTGAGTTAGGTACTGAAGTAGCACGCTTGGCAGAAGCCTTTGGCATGCAGGTCACCTTTGCCGCCCGCCCGGGTAATGAGGAGAATGATAAGCGCCCTGCCCTGGACGACCTGCTACCGGATGCCGATGTTATCAGCCTGCACTGCCCGTTGAGCGAGGCCACCAAACACTTGATTAACCGGCAACGCTTAGCGTGCGCCAAAAACTCGCTACTATTGATCAACTGCGCCCGTGGCGGGGTTATCGATGAAGTGGCCGCACTGGAGGCGCTGCGTAGCGGCAAGCTGGGTGGATTAGGTGTCGATGTACTGCCCGCTGAACCGCCTAGAGATGGCCATCCACTGCTGGATGCCCTTGGCGAGCCGCTCAATTTAATCGTTACGCCTCACAACGCCTGGATAACACCGGAAGCGCGCCAGAATATTGTCAGCCTAACGGCCAACAATATTCTGGAATGGAAAAGCGTCAAATAG
- a CDS encoding FmdB family zinc ribbon protein — protein sequence MPIYEYECKACGHRMEKLQKISADPLKDCPACQSDGLERLVSAAGFRLAGGGWYETDFKTGSKKNLVADGKTASADAGKSSDSSATAKSVTPKDKGAAA from the coding sequence ATGCCCATCTACGAATATGAGTGCAAGGCCTGCGGCCATCGCATGGAAAAATTGCAGAAAATTAGCGCCGATCCCCTTAAGGATTGCCCTGCATGCCAAAGCGATGGTTTGGAACGGCTTGTCTCGGCAGCGGGTTTCCGTTTGGCCGGCGGCGGTTGGTACGAAACCGATTTCAAAACGGGTAGCAAAAAGAATCTGGTTGCTGATGGTAAAACTGCCTCTGCAGATGCAGGTAAATCCAGCGATTCCAGCGCTACCGCTAAGAGCGTTACTCCCAAAGACAAGGGTGCCGCGGCATAG
- a CDS encoding LysR substrate-binding domain-containing protein — protein sequence MNLETKWLEDFVALANTRSFSASARQRHVTQPAFSRRIRALEQAVDVTLVDRSTTPVGLTPEGQLFLVTARNLVEQLNESLSHLRGLSIANEALDIVAAHSLALSFYPPWISRLQQGLGELPTRLVAMNVGEAIHVLREGNCDLMLAYYDPFATMQLDAEVFPSFSIGKVNMLPVSLPDEHGKAKFSLQHDTSIPYLSYTQGAFLGRSVRMLLKNDPLRMKLRTVYETAMAEGLKGMVLQGVGVAWIPDFCIREELKSGRLVRAGDQSWDIPLEIRLYRCSMVHKPGVERLWRQMMKLPRDFLQA from the coding sequence GTGAATCTTGAAACAAAATGGCTGGAAGACTTTGTAGCGCTGGCGAATACGCGCAGCTTCTCTGCGTCAGCACGCCAGCGACACGTAACCCAGCCAGCCTTTAGTCGCCGCATCCGCGCTTTGGAGCAGGCCGTTGATGTCACCTTGGTGGATCGTTCAACCACCCCCGTGGGGTTAACGCCAGAAGGGCAACTGTTTTTGGTCACTGCGCGCAATCTGGTCGAACAGTTAAACGAATCGCTAAGCCATTTGCGCGGTCTCTCTATCGCCAATGAAGCGCTGGATATTGTCGCAGCACACTCCCTTGCATTGAGCTTTTATCCCCCATGGATCTCGCGCTTGCAGCAGGGTTTGGGCGAGTTGCCGACTCGCTTGGTGGCCATGAATGTGGGAGAAGCGATTCATGTACTGCGGGAGGGCAACTGCGATTTAATGCTCGCCTACTACGATCCCTTTGCGACAATGCAGCTGGATGCCGAGGTATTTCCCTCATTTTCGATTGGAAAGGTCAATATGCTGCCCGTTTCGTTGCCAGACGAGCATGGGAAAGCAAAGTTTTCACTTCAGCACGACACCTCCATTCCCTATCTGTCTTATACCCAAGGGGCTTTCTTGGGCCGCAGTGTGCGTATGCTGCTGAAGAATGACCCGCTGCGTATGAAGCTGCGTACGGTATATGAAACGGCCATGGCCGAAGGCCTAAAGGGAATGGTGCTACAGGGCGTGGGGGTGGCGTGGATACCCGACTTTTGTATTCGTGAAGAGCTGAAAAGTGGCCGCTTGGTGAGGGCAGGTGACCAGAGCTGGGATATCCCTCTGGAAATCCGCTTATACCGCTGCTCGATGGTGCATAAGCCCGGCGTAGAGCGTTTGTGGCGGCAGATGATGAAACTGCCGCGGGATTTCCTGCAAGCATAA
- a CDS encoding acylphosphatase, which translates to MSDCCVRALVTGKVQGVWYRRATQEKALQLSITGYAKNLPDGRVEVLMCGHSDAVKLLSEWLWQGSEGAQVTHVELEVLDNCRAPSHFATQ; encoded by the coding sequence ATGAGCGATTGCTGTGTACGTGCCTTGGTGACCGGCAAGGTGCAGGGTGTCTGGTATCGCCGTGCTACTCAGGAAAAAGCCCTTCAGCTTAGCATCACCGGCTACGCCAAAAACTTGCCCGATGGTCGCGTTGAAGTGTTGATGTGTGGTCACTCCGACGCCGTCAAGCTACTGAGTGAATGGCTATGGCAGGGCTCAGAGGGTGCGCAGGTTACCCACGTGGAGCTCGAGGTGCTGGATAATTGTCGCGCCCCGAGCCACTTTGCCACCCAGTAA
- the cls gene encoding cardiolipin synthase, which translates to MTSWLLGTSILLIHLLGIVSAIMALMSSRTSQGAVAWIISLLTFPYVALPAYWFFGRPRFYGYVSARGQRDTVLRRVLVRYRANVQPYVAPSSNADIQAVEQLAMMPLTHGNQATLLIDGPATFESLFDGIDRAEQYVLLQFFIVRNDALGQRLKHHLQRAAQRGVRVYFLYDEVGSRKLAGSYLNDLISDGVAVSAFRSSRGFKHRFQLNFRNHRKVTVIDGKEGWIGGFNVGVEYLGENPRHGPWRDTHLKLEGPSVLGLQEAFWEDWHWATDEVISLNWMADMSSSATDHHVVIVPSGPADRQDTASLLVQQVIHSAKQRLWVTSPYFVPDQGVQDALRLAAMRGVDVRVMIPERPDHLLVFLSAFSFLPDMLRAGVKIYRYLPGFLHQKVMLVDSEAATVGTVNLDNRSFRLNFEITAFIPSRDFATCVEAMLENDFAHCRRVTIDEINQRPVWMKVISRAAYLMAPVQ; encoded by the coding sequence ATGACCTCCTGGTTGCTAGGGACCAGCATCTTACTGATACATCTGCTCGGCATCGTTTCAGCCATTATGGCGCTGATGTCCAGTCGCACCTCCCAGGGTGCCGTGGCATGGATCATCTCGCTGCTGACGTTCCCTTATGTGGCGCTTCCCGCTTACTGGTTTTTCGGGCGGCCAAGGTTTTATGGTTATGTGTCTGCCCGCGGTCAGCGAGACACCGTGCTACGCCGGGTTCTAGTGCGCTACCGGGCTAATGTGCAGCCCTATGTTGCACCCTCTAGTAACGCGGATATTCAGGCTGTCGAGCAGCTTGCCATGATGCCGCTAACCCATGGCAATCAAGCCACACTGCTGATTGACGGGCCAGCAACGTTTGAAAGCCTGTTTGACGGTATTGACCGTGCTGAACAGTATGTCTTGTTGCAGTTTTTCATTGTTCGCAACGACGCCCTTGGCCAACGTTTGAAGCACCATTTACAGCGTGCTGCCCAGCGCGGCGTGCGGGTCTATTTTCTTTACGATGAAGTAGGCAGTCGCAAGTTAGCCGGTAGCTACCTCAATGATTTAATCAGCGATGGGGTGGCCGTGAGTGCCTTTCGTTCATCGAGAGGCTTTAAACACCGTTTTCAGCTTAACTTCCGCAATCATCGTAAAGTCACGGTGATTGATGGCAAGGAGGGCTGGATAGGGGGCTTTAATGTCGGGGTCGAATATCTCGGCGAGAATCCACGGCACGGGCCATGGCGGGACACCCATCTCAAGCTTGAAGGGCCCAGCGTGCTAGGCTTGCAGGAGGCATTTTGGGAGGATTGGCACTGGGCGACGGATGAAGTGATTAGCCTGAACTGGATGGCCGACATGTCTTCCTCTGCCACCGACCACCATGTGGTGATCGTGCCTTCTGGGCCCGCCGATCGTCAGGACACCGCCAGCCTGCTCGTTCAGCAGGTCATTCATAGTGCCAAGCAGCGGCTGTGGGTGACAAGCCCCTATTTCGTTCCTGATCAGGGAGTCCAAGATGCACTACGGCTTGCGGCGATGCGCGGCGTCGATGTTCGGGTAATGATTCCGGAGCGTCCCGACCACCTGCTAGTTTTCCTATCGGCATTCTCATTCCTTCCTGATATGTTAAGAGCCGGTGTTAAAATATACCGTTATCTTCCTGGTTTTTTACATCAAAAAGTCATGCTGGTAGATAGCGAAGCTGCCACGGTAGGGACAGTTAACTTGGATAACCGCTCGTTTCGGTTAAATTTTGAGATTACTGCCTTTATTCCAAGTCGCGATTTTGCTACCTGCGTCGAAGCGATGCTGGAAAACGACTTTGCCCACTGCCGTCGTGTCACCATCGATGAGATTAACCAGCGCCCGGTGTGGATGAAAGTCATTTCGCGGGCAGCTTATTTAATGGCCCCTGTTCAATAG
- the nei gene encoding endonuclease VIII, protein MPEGPEIRRAADRIEQQIGGRVIDDAWFAFPELAEQAASFMGVRVARVDTWGKAMLIRFADQRVLYSHNQLYGVWKLHSEDKPPNTKRALRVRLSAEGRCASLYSASDISLWQAENLSEHPFLARLGPDLLSQDVAPSDVQQRLNLKQFHKRSLGALLLDQGLVAGLGNYLRSEILFFSQLPPSARPVDLTPEQQQTLADCIIDVTRQAYQAAGVTNREAWIAQAKAAGEPRRQWRFAVFERAGLECHRCGVVVERKMVGSRRLYCCPHCQSA, encoded by the coding sequence ATGCCGGAAGGCCCAGAAATTCGCCGCGCAGCGGATCGTATTGAGCAGCAGATAGGCGGGCGGGTGATCGACGATGCCTGGTTCGCCTTTCCAGAACTTGCCGAGCAGGCAGCCTCATTTATGGGTGTTCGGGTCGCCCGAGTAGATACCTGGGGCAAAGCAATGCTGATCCGGTTTGCCGATCAGCGCGTGCTTTACTCCCACAATCAACTCTATGGTGTTTGGAAGCTGCATAGTGAGGATAAGCCCCCAAACACCAAGCGTGCGCTGCGGGTTCGGTTGAGCGCAGAAGGGCGCTGCGCCAGTCTCTATAGCGCCTCCGATATTTCCCTCTGGCAGGCAGAAAATCTCTCCGAACATCCTTTCTTAGCTCGCTTGGGCCCTGATTTATTGAGTCAAGACGTGGCTCCCTCGGATGTGCAGCAACGGCTGAATTTAAAGCAGTTTCATAAACGCAGCTTAGGAGCGCTGCTGCTCGATCAGGGGTTGGTCGCTGGCCTGGGCAACTATTTGCGCTCTGAAATCCTGTTTTTTTCCCAGCTTCCGCCAAGCGCTCGACCGGTGGATTTAACCCCAGAGCAGCAGCAAACCCTGGCTGACTGCATCATTGACGTTACCCGGCAGGCCTATCAAGCCGCAGGCGTTACTAATCGTGAGGCCTGGATTGCGCAGGCCAAAGCAGCGGGTGAGCCGCGCAGGCAGTGGCGTTTTGCGGTTTTCGAGCGGGCAGGGCTTGAATGCCATCGCTGTGGAGTGGTGGTGGAGCGCAAGATGGTTGGGTCGCGCAGGCTCTATTGTTGCCCACATTGCCAGTCGGCGTGA
- a CDS encoding bifunctional nicotinamide-nucleotide adenylyltransferase/Nudix hydroxylase — protein sequence MATETSRSATACDFDCLVFIGRFQPPHLGHLAIIREALKRARQVIVLVGSSWQARSLRNPWRFDERQAMLRAGFDDADNQRLEITPLLDALYNDDVWVRDVQRKVRDFAAPANARLPRIGLIGASRGQSSYYLSLFPQWESVSVPSVEGISASQIRERLFRSPSSTDDYLSTGAYHDLPPGVVESVKHFCNERAYQRLLEEQQLLDQYRQAWAHAPYPPIFVTVNAVVVQSGHVLLVRRTAAPGKGLYALPGGFINPHERLLDACLRELRERIRLKVPEPVLKGSLRGQRLFDEPHRSWRGRTLAEAFYFALRPDQQLPRLKPVKGGDHARWVALADLEPDSLFEDHFFIIQNFLGLPADFGSS from the coding sequence ATGGCTACTGAAACTTCGCGCTCCGCGACCGCCTGCGACTTCGACTGTTTGGTGTTTATCGGCCGTTTTCAGCCGCCACACCTGGGGCATCTAGCGATTATTCGTGAGGCGCTCAAACGTGCTCGACAGGTCATTGTGTTGGTGGGCTCTTCCTGGCAGGCGCGCTCACTGCGTAACCCCTGGCGATTCGATGAGCGTCAAGCCATGCTTCGCGCGGGATTTGACGACGCCGATAATCAACGCTTAGAGATAACACCGCTACTCGACGCCCTCTATAACGACGATGTTTGGGTGCGCGATGTGCAGCGCAAAGTCCGCGATTTCGCAGCACCTGCCAATGCCCGTCTACCCCGTATTGGCTTGATTGGGGCCAGCCGTGGCCAATCCAGCTACTACCTTTCACTGTTCCCTCAGTGGGAGTCAGTCAGCGTGCCATCAGTGGAAGGGATTTCAGCCAGTCAAATACGCGAGCGACTGTTTCGCTCCCCAAGCTCAACGGATGATTATCTAAGTACCGGCGCGTACCACGATTTACCGCCGGGCGTTGTGGAGAGTGTCAAACACTTTTGCAATGAACGCGCCTATCAGCGACTGTTGGAAGAGCAGCAGTTGTTGGATCAGTACCGTCAGGCCTGGGCGCACGCGCCCTACCCGCCTATTTTTGTTACGGTCAACGCGGTGGTCGTGCAGTCGGGCCATGTGCTGCTGGTGCGGCGCACGGCAGCACCGGGGAAAGGGCTTTATGCCCTCCCGGGAGGCTTTATTAACCCCCACGAGCGTCTGCTGGATGCTTGCTTACGCGAACTTCGCGAGCGTATACGATTAAAAGTGCCCGAACCGGTACTCAAAGGCTCACTGCGTGGCCAGCGCCTGTTTGATGAGCCCCACCGCAGCTGGCGTGGGCGTACCTTGGCGGAAGCTTTCTATTTTGCGCTACGCCCTGATCAGCAGCTGCCACGTCTAAAGCCCGTTAAAGGCGGTGATCATGCACGCTGGGTAGCGCTTGCCGATCTTGAGCCCGATAGCCTGTTTGAAGATCACTTCTTTATTATCCAGAATTTCTTAGGGTTGCCCGCCGACTTTGGCAGTAGCTAA
- a CDS encoding YihY/virulence factor BrkB family protein yields MIKRAAIFWWRVVQDATSLWLERNAFSYAGSLAFYTLFSLAPTIIIAVTVIGVVLGEEAAHGQIVAQLQGTLGVDAAVAIEQAVAQSRIEESGILPTLLGVGALVIGATTVFAQMQFSLNTIWGVTAKPTTNSALRFIKSRLLSLTVVLSIGFILMVSLVLGVVLRAMLQAADNLVPYASLLTTSVESLVSLGVVTLLFATIFKLLPDVVLRWQDVFIGAVVTAVLFTIGRSVIAIYLAYTATASTYGAAGSVVMILLWVYYSSLILLFGAAFTRSLLLRRGRPLIPRNSAVIVKREFV; encoded by the coding sequence ATGATTAAACGCGCGGCTATCTTTTGGTGGAGAGTAGTGCAAGACGCCACGTCACTTTGGTTGGAGCGGAATGCCTTTAGCTACGCGGGCTCACTAGCGTTCTATACACTATTCTCCTTGGCGCCCACGATTATTATCGCTGTCACGGTAATCGGCGTCGTATTGGGTGAAGAGGCTGCCCATGGCCAAATTGTTGCTCAGCTACAAGGCACATTGGGGGTGGATGCAGCAGTGGCTATTGAACAGGCTGTTGCCCAGTCGAGAATAGAAGAGTCCGGTATCTTACCAACACTTCTAGGCGTGGGGGCACTGGTGATTGGGGCAACGACTGTCTTTGCACAGATGCAGTTTTCGCTCAATACCATTTGGGGCGTAACAGCAAAGCCCACCACTAATAGCGCTTTACGTTTTATTAAAAGTCGGTTGCTCTCGTTAACGGTAGTGCTCTCTATCGGATTTATACTGATGGTATCGTTGGTGCTAGGCGTTGTTTTGCGCGCTATGCTTCAGGCCGCCGATAATTTAGTGCCTTATGCCAGCTTGTTGACCACGTCCGTTGAGTCGCTGGTCTCGCTGGGTGTCGTCACCTTACTATTTGCCACTATTTTTAAACTACTTCCCGACGTTGTTTTGCGTTGGCAAGATGTGTTTATTGGTGCTGTCGTAACCGCCGTGCTGTTTACCATAGGCCGCAGTGTGATCGCGATTTACTTGGCGTATACCGCAACAGCATCCACCTATGGCGCTGCCGGGTCGGTGGTCATGATTTTACTGTGGGTTTACTACAGTTCACTAATACTACTATTCGGGGCGGCGTTCACCCGCTCACTACTGCTGCGCCGCGGCCGCCCGCTGATTCCACGCAACAGTGCAGTGATTGTCAAACGCGAGTTTGTTTAA